In Nicotiana tabacum cultivar K326 chromosome 17, ASM71507v2, whole genome shotgun sequence, one DNA window encodes the following:
- the LOC107825118 gene encoding MADS-box transcription factor 23-like isoform X2, translating into MGRGKIVIRRIDNSTSRQVTFSKRRNGLLKKAKELAILCDAEVGLIIFSSTGKLYEFSNTSMKSVIERYNKTKDERQQLHNPVSELKLWQQEAEILRQQLQDLQENHRQLMGEELCGLGVKDLTNLENQLEISLRGIRMEKEQILKDEIQELTQKGSMIHQENLELYKKAYGTRNANTVNGNTNSPYRFIVSREVHASIHLQLSQPEPHNFETPAGVSNSR; encoded by the exons atgggaaggggaaagaTAGTGATTCGAAGGATCGATAACTCAACGAGCAGACAAGTGACTTTCTCCAAAAGAAGGAATGGATTATTGAAGAAAGCTAAGGAGCTTGCGATTCTTTGCGATGCTGAAGTTGGATTGATCATTTTCTCCAGCACTGGCAAACTCTATGAGTTTTCTAACACCAG CATGAAATCAGTTATTGAACGATACAATAAAACTAAGGACGAACGTCAACAGTTGCACAATCCAGTGTCGGAACTGAAG CTGTGGCAGCAGGAGGCAGAGATATTGCGGCAACAATTACAAGACCTGCAAGAAAATCATCG GCAACTAATGGGAGAGGAACTCTGTGGTTTGGGTGTAAAAGACCTAACAAATCTGGAGAATCAACTGGAAATAAGCTTAAGGGGCATCCGTATGGAAAAG GAgcaaatattaaaggatgaaattCAAGAGCTAACTCAAAAG GGGAGCATGATACATCAAGAAAATTTGGAACTCTACAAGAAG GCTTATGGTACAAGGAATGCTAATACAGTGAATGGAAACACCAACTCTCCATATCGCTTCATAGTGAGTAGAGAAGTTCATGCCTCCATCCATCTGCAGCTAAGCCAGCCCGAGCCACACAATTTTGAGACGCCTGCAGGAGTATCCAATTCGAG GTAG
- the LOC107825118 gene encoding MADS-box transcription factor 23-like isoform X1, whose product MGRGKIVIRRIDNSTSRQVTFSKRRNGLLKKAKELAILCDAEVGLIIFSSTGKLYEFSNTSMKSVIERYNKTKDERQQLHNPVSELKLWQQEAEILRQQLQDLQENHRQLMGEELCGLGVKDLTNLENQLEISLRGIRMEKEQILKDEIQELTQKGSMIHQENLELYKKVNLIRQENAELYKKAYGTRNANTVNGNTNSPYRFIVSREVHASIHLQLSQPEPHNFETPAGVSNSR is encoded by the exons atgggaaggggaaagaTAGTGATTCGAAGGATCGATAACTCAACGAGCAGACAAGTGACTTTCTCCAAAAGAAGGAATGGATTATTGAAGAAAGCTAAGGAGCTTGCGATTCTTTGCGATGCTGAAGTTGGATTGATCATTTTCTCCAGCACTGGCAAACTCTATGAGTTTTCTAACACCAG CATGAAATCAGTTATTGAACGATACAATAAAACTAAGGACGAACGTCAACAGTTGCACAATCCAGTGTCGGAACTGAAG CTGTGGCAGCAGGAGGCAGAGATATTGCGGCAACAATTACAAGACCTGCAAGAAAATCATCG GCAACTAATGGGAGAGGAACTCTGTGGTTTGGGTGTAAAAGACCTAACAAATCTGGAGAATCAACTGGAAATAAGCTTAAGGGGCATCCGTATGGAAAAG GAgcaaatattaaaggatgaaattCAAGAGCTAACTCAAAAG GGGAGCATGATACATCAAGAAAATTTGGAACTCTACAAGAAGGTAAACCTCATTCGACAAGAAAATGCAGAATTGTATAAAAAG GCTTATGGTACAAGGAATGCTAATACAGTGAATGGAAACACCAACTCTCCATATCGCTTCATAGTGAGTAGAGAAGTTCATGCCTCCATCCATCTGCAGCTAAGCCAGCCCGAGCCACACAATTTTGAGACGCCTGCAGGAGTATCCAATTCGAG GTAG